Proteins encoded in a region of the Acomys russatus chromosome 14, mAcoRus1.1, whole genome shotgun sequence genome:
- the Cspg4 gene encoding chondroitin sulfate proteoglycan 4: protein MLFGRGHPLSSPALALALTLALLVRSAAPASFFGENHLEVPVPTALSRLDLLLQFSTSQPEALLLLAAGQADHLLLQLHSGRLQVRLVLDQKELRLQTPADAVLSDSTPHTVVLTVSNSWAVLSVDGILNTSAPVPKAHLKVTYGVFVGSSGSLDLPYLKGISRPLRGCLHSAILNGRNLLRPLTPDVHEGCAEEFSAGDDMGLGFSGPRSLAAFPAWSTQEEGTLEFTLTTRSQQAPLAFQAGDQRGNFIYVDIFEGHLRAVVEKGQGTMLLRNSVPVADGQPHEVSVHIDVHRLEISVDQYPTRTFNRGVLSYLEPRGSLLLGGLNTEASRHLQEHRLGLAPGGANISLVGCIEDFSVNGRRQGLRDAWLTRDMAAGCRPEEDEYEEEAYGPYETFSTLAPEAWPAIQLPEPCTPEPGLPPVFANFTQLLTISPLVVAEGGTAWLEWRHVQPTLDLTEAELRKSQVLFSVSQGARHGELELDIPGAQTRKMFTLLDVVNRKARFVHDGSEDTSDQLMLEVSVTARAPVPSCLRRGQTYILPIQVNPVNDPPRVIFPHGSLMVILEHTQKPLGPEIFQTYDPDSACEGLTIQLLGASTGIPVEHRDQPGEPATEFSCRELEAGNIVYVHRGGPAQDLTFRVSDGMQASAPATLKVVAVRPAIQIRHNTGLHLAQGSAAPIFPANLSVETNAVGQDVSVLFRVTGTLQFGELQKQGAGGVEGTEWWDTMAFHQRDVEQGRVRYLSTDPQHHTQDTVEDLTLEVQVGQETLSNLSFPVTIQRATVWMLRLEPLNMQNPHHETLTPAHLEASLEEEEEEAGPHPQTFHYELVQAPRKGNLLLQGTRLSDGQSFSQSDLQAGRVTYRATMRTSEAADDTFRFRVTSPPHFSPLYTFPIHIGGDPNAPVLTNVLLMVPEGGEGVLSADHLFVKSLNSANYLYEVMEQPHHGRLAWREPKSKATPVASFTNEDLLRGRLVYQHDDSETTEDDIPFVATRQGEGSGDMAWEEVRGVFRVAIQPVNDHAPVQTISRVFHVARGGQRLLTTDDVAFSDADSGFTDAQLVLTRKDLLFGSIVAMEEPTRPIYRFTQEDLRKKQVLFVHSGADHGWLQLQVSDGQHQATAMLEVQASEPYLHVANSSSLVVPQGGQGTIDTSVLHLDTNLDIRSGNEVHYHVAAGPHWGQLLRDGQSVTTFSQRDLLDGVILYSHNGSLSPQDTLALSVAAGPVHTNTILQVTIALEGPMAPLQLGQHKKIYVFQGEAAEIRRDQLEVVQEAVLPADIMFSLRRPPDAGHLVMVSHGASTDEPPRLDPVQSFSQEDVNSGRVLYLNSHPGPWSDSFSLDAASGLGDPLEGIFVELEVLPTVIPLEVQNFSVPEGGTRTLAPPLLQITGPYFPTLPGLVLQVLEPPQHGALQKEDQPQDGSLSTFSWREVQEQLVRYVHDGSETPTDSFVLVANASEMDRQSQPMAFTVTILPVNDQPPVLTTNTGLQIWEDTTVPIPPEALRGTDNDSGPEDLVYTVEQPSNGRIALRAMPDTEVHHFTQAQLDSGLVLFSHRGALEGGFHFSLSDGTHTSPGHFFRVVAQKQVLLSLEGSRKLTVCPESVQALSSQSLSASSSPGTNPRHLLYRVVRGPQLGRLFHAQQGNAEEALVNFTQAEVNAGNILYEHEMSSEPFWEAHDTIGLLLSSPPARDVAATLAVIVSFDAACPQRPSRLWRNKGLWVPEGQRAKITMAALDASNLLASIPASQRTRQHDVLFEVTQFPTRGQLLLSEEPLHARRSYFRQSELAAGQLVYAHGGGGTQQDGFRFRAHLQGLGGTSVAGPQTSEAFAITVRDVNERAPQPQASIPLRVTRGSRATVSRAQLSVVDPDSAPGEIEYEVQRAPHNGFLSLAGDNTGPVTHFTQADVDAGRLAFVANGSSVAGIFQLSMSDGASPPIPMSLAVDVLPSAIEVQLRTPLEVPQALGRSSLSRQQLQVISDREEPDVEYRLTQGPLYGQLLVGGKLASAFNQRQVDQGEVVFAFTNFSSSQDHFKVLALARGVNASTTVNVTVRALLRVWAGEPWPQGTTLRLDSTVLNASELANLTGSMPHFRLLAGPRYGRVVRVSQARVEPRSNRLVEHFTQQDLDEGRLGLEVGKPEGRSTGPASDSLSLELWAKGVPPAVALLDFATEPYHAAKSYSVALLGVPEAARTEREKVGRSTPTGQPGQAASSPMPTVARSGFLGFLEANMFSVIIPVCLVLLLLALIMPLLFYLRKRNKTGKHDVQVLTAKPRNGLAGDTETFRKVEPGQAIPLTTVPGQGPPPGGQPDPELLQFCRTPNPALRNGQYWV from the exons CCTCCTTCTTCGGAGAGAACCACCTGGAGGTGCCTGTGCCCACAGCCCTGAGCAGACTAGACTTGCTGCTGCAGTTCTCAACGTCTCAGCCCGAAGCCCTGCTTCTCTTGGCAGCAGGCCAAGCTGACCACCTCCTGCTCCAACTCCACTCTGGACGCCTACAG gTCAGACTTGTCCTGGATCAGAAGGAGCTGAGGCTGCAGACCCCAGCAGATGCCGTGTTGAGTGACTCCACCCCCCACACTGTAGTGCTGACTGTCTCCAACAGCTGGGCTGTGCTGTCTGTTGATGGAATCCTGAACACCTCTGCTCCAgtccccaaagcccacctcaaGGTCACCTATGGGGTCTTTGTGGGCTCCTCCGGAAGCCTTGACCTGCCTTACCTGAAGGGAATCAGCCGACCCCTGAGGGGCTGCCTCCACTCAGCCATCCTCAATGGCCGCAACCTTCTCCGTCCCCTGACCCCCGATGTTCACGAAGGTTGCGCTGAAGAATTCTCTGCCGGTGACGACATGGGCCTGGGTTTCTCCGGTCCCCGCTCACtggctgccttccctgcctggagcactcaggaggaaggcaCTCTGGAGTTTACACTCACCACTCGGAGTCAGCAAGCGCCCCTGGCCTTCCAAGCAGGGGACCAGCGTGGCAACTTTATCTACGTGGACATATTCGAGGGCCACTTGCGGGCTGTGGTTGAAAAGGGCCAAGGCACCATGCTGCTCCGTAACAGCGTGCCTGTGGCTGACGGGCAGCCCCACGAGGTCAGCGTACACATTGATGTTCACCGGCTGGAAATCTCTGTGGACCAATACCCTACGCGTACTTTCAACCGTGGGGTCCTCAGCTACCTGGAACCACGTGGCAGTCTCCTCCTTGGGGGGCTCAACACAGAGGCCTCTCGACACCTCCAAGAACACCGCCTGGGCCTGGCACCAGGCGGTGCCAATATCTCCCTGGTAGGCTGCATTGAAGATTTCAGTGTGAATGGCAGGAGACAGGGCCTCCGGGATGCCTGGCTGACACGTGATATGGCAGCAGGCTGCAGGCCCGAGGAAGATGAGTATGAGGAGGAAGCCTATGGCCCATATGAAACTTTCTCCACCCTGGCACCGGAAGCCTGGCCAGCCATACAACTGCCAGAGCCATGTACTCCTGAACCAGGACTGCCTCCTGTCTTTGCAAACTTCACCCAGCTTCTTACCATCAGCCCACTGGTGGTGGCCGAGGGTGGCACAGCCTGGCTTGAGTGGCGGCACGTGCAGCCCACGCTGGACCTGACAGAGGCAGAGCTGCGCAAGTCCCAGGTGCTGTTCAGTGTGAGCCAGGGCGCACGCCATGGTGAACTGGAGCTAGACATCCCTGGAGCCCAGACCCGGAAAATGTTTACTCTGTTGGACGTGGTGAACCGGAAGGCCCGCTTTGTTCACGATGGTTCCGAGGACACCTCGGACCAGCTGATGCTGGAGGTGTCGGTGACTGCCCGGGCACCTGTCCCCTCCTGCCTGAGGAGAGGCCAAACTTACATTCTACCCATCCAGGTCAACCCTGTCAATGACCCACCTCGCGTCATCTTCCCTCACGGCAGCCTCATGGTGATCCTAGAACACACACAGAAGCCGCTGGGACCTGAGATTTTCCAGACCTATGACCCTGATTCTGCCTGTGAGGGTCTCACCATCCAGCTCCTTGGTGCCTCCACGGGTATTCCTGTGGAACACCGAGACCAGCCTGGGGAGCCAGCAACTGAGTTTTCCTGTcgggagctggaggcaggcaaCATTGTCTATGTCCACCGTGGTGGGCCCGCACAGGATCTGACATTCCGGGTCAGTGACGGAATGCAGGCCAGCGCTCCAGCTACACTGAAGGTGGTGGCTGTCCGGCCGGCCATACAAATCCGCCACAACACAGGGCTTCACCTGGCCCAGGGCTCTGCCGCACCCATCTTCCCTGCCAACTTGTCGGTAGAAACGAATGCAGTGGGACAGGATGTGAGTGTGCTGTTCCGAGTCACTGGCACCTTGCAGTTCGGGGAGCTGCAGAAGCAGGGGGCCGGAGGGGTAGAGGGCACTGAGTGGTGGGATACAATGGCATTCCACCAGCGAGACGTGGAGCAAGGCCGCGTGAGGTACCTGAGCACTGACCCACAACACCACACCCAAGACACAGTGGAGGACCTGACCTTGGAGGTCCAGGTGGGCCAGGAGACACTGAGCAATCTGTCTTTCCCAGTGACCATCCAGAGGGCCACAGTATGGATGCTGCGGCTTGAGCCTCTGAATATGCAGAACCCTCACCACGAGACCCTCACCCCAGCCCACCTAGAAGcctccctggaggaggaggaggaggaggcaggcccACACCCTCAAACCTTTCACTATGAGTTGGTTCAGGCCCCCAGGAAAGGCAACCTCCTGCTCCAAGGCACAAGGCTGTCAGATGGCCAGAGCTTTAGCCAGAGTGACCTGCAGGCTGGACGTGTGACCTACAGGGCCACAATGCGGACCTCTGAAGCAGCTGATGACACTTTCCGTTTCCGTGTCACGTCTCCGCCACATTTCTCCCCACTCTACACGTTCCCCATCCACATTGGTGGTGACCCCAATGCTCCAGTCCTCACTAACGTCCTTCTCATGGTACccgagggaggggagggagtccTGTCTGCCGACCACCTCTTTGTCAAGAGTCTCAACAGTGCCAACTATCTCTATGAGGTTATGGAGCAGCCTCACCATGGCAGGTTGGCTTGGAGGGAACCAAAGAGTAAGGCCACCCCAGTGGCATCCTTCACTAATGAGGACCTGCTACGTGGCCGGCTAGTCTATCAGCATGATGACTCTGAGACCACAGAGGATGATATCCCATTCGTGGCCACACGCCAGGGCGAGGGCAGTGGCGACATGGCCTGGGAGGAGGTGCGTGGTGTCTTCCGGGTGGCCATCCAGCCTGTGAACGACCACGCCCCCGTGCAGACCATCAGCCGTGTTTTCCACGTGGCCCGAGGTGGACAGCGGCTGCTGACTACGGACGACGTGGCCTTCAGCGATGCTGATTCAGGCTTCACCGACGCTCAGCTAGTTCTGACCCGCAAGGACCTCCTCTTTGGCAGCATTGTGGCCATGGAGGAGCCCACGCGGCCCATCTACCGCTTCACCCAAGAGGATCTCAGGAAGAAGCAAGTCCTGTTCGTGCACTCAGGGGCCGACCATGGCTGGCTCCAGCTGCAGGTGTCTGATGGGCAACACCAGGCCACTGCCATGCTGGAGGTGCAGGCCTCAGAGCCCTATCTTCACGTTGCCAACAGTTCTAGTCTTGTGGTCCCTCAAGGAGGCCAGGGCACCATTGACACATCTGTGCTCCACCTGGACACCAACCTGGATATCCGCAGTGGAAATGAGGTCCACTACCATGTAGCAGCTGGCCCTCACTGGGGACAGCTGCTCCGGGATGGCCAGTCGGTCACCACCTTCTCCCAACGGGACTTGCTGGATGGGGTGATTCTCTACAGCCACAATGGCAGCCTCAGCCCCCAAGACACTCTGGCCCTTTCTGTGGCAGCAGGGCCAGTGCACACCAACACCATTCTACAAGTGACCATTGCCCTAGAGGGCCCCATGGCCCCACTACAACTGGGCCAGCACAAGAAGATCTACGTCTTCCAGGGGGAAGCAGCTGAGATCAGAAGAGACCAGCTAGAG GTAGTCCAGGAGGCAGTACTGCCTGCAGACATCATGTTCTCCCTGAGAAGGCCCCCGGATGCCGGCCACCTGGTGATGGTGTCCCACGGTGCTTCCACAGACGAGCCGCCCAGGCTGGACCCCGTGCAGAGCTTCTCCCAGGAGGACGTGAATTCAGGCAGGGTTCTCTACCTGAACTCTCACCCTGGACCCTGGAGTGACTCCTTCTCCCTGGATGCGGCCTCTGGCCTGGGTGACCCTCTTGAGGGCATCTTTGTGGAGCTGGAGGTGCTGCCCACGGTCATCCCCCTGGAGGTGCAGAACTTCAGCGTTCCTGAGGGTGGCACTCGTACCCTGGCCCCTCCGCTGCTCCAAATCACTGGGCCTTACTTCCCCACACTGCCGGGCCTTGTCCTACAAGTGCTGGAGCCACCACAGCATGGGGCCCTGCAGAAGGAGGACCAACCTCAAGATGGGAGCCTCAGCACTTTCTCCTGGAGAGAG GTACAAGAGCAGCTGGTCCGCTATGTGCATGATGGAAGCGAGACACCGACAGACAGCTTTGTTCTGGTGGCTAATGCCTCAGAGATGGATCGCCAGAGCCAACCCATGGCCTTCACAGTCACCATCCTGCCCGTTAATGACCAACCCCCTGTCCTCACCACGAACACGGGCCTGCAG ATCTGGGAGGACACCACTGTGCCCATCCCTCCGGAGGCCCTCAGGGGCACAGACAATGATTCGGGGCCGGAAGACTTGGTCTACACTGTTGAGCAGCCCAGCAACGGACGGATAGCACTGAGGGCAATGCCGGACACCGAGGTCCATCACTTCACACAGGCCCAGCTGGACAGTGGCCTTGTGCTGTTCTCACACAGAG GGGCCCTGGAAGGAGGCTTCCACTTCAGCCTTTCTGACGGCACACACACGTCTCCTGGACACTTCTTCCGAGTGGTGGCCCAGAAGCAGGTGCTCCTCTCACTGGAGGGCAGCCGGAAGTTGACTGTCTGTCCAG AGTCTGTGCAGGCACTCAGCAGCCAGAGCCTGAGCGCCAGCTCGAGCCCAGGCACCAACCCACGCCACCTGCTGTACCGGGTGGTAAGAGGACCCCAACTTGGCCGACTCTTCCACGCCCAGCAAGGAAACGCCGAGGAGGCCTTGGTAAACTTCACCCAGGCTGAG GTGAATGCTGGGAATATTCTGTATGAACATGAGATGTCCTCTGAGCCTTTCTGGGAAGCCCACGACACCATTGGCCTCCTGCTGTCATCACCACCTGCCAGGGATGTGGCAGCCACCCTTGCTGTGATTGTGTCTTTCGATGCTGCCTGTCCCCAGCGCCCCAGCCGCCTCTGGAGAAACAAAG gtCTCTGGGTCCCTGAGGGCCAGCGGGCCAAGATCACCATGGCTGCCCTTGATGCCTCCAACCTCCTAGCCAGCATTCCAGCATCTCAGCGCACTCGGCAGCATGATGTGCTCTTCGAGGTCACACAGTTCCCCACCCGGGGCCAGCTCTTGCTGTCCGAGGAACCACTTCATGCCAGGAGGTCCTACTTCCGGCAATCTGAGCTGGCTGCAGGACAGCTGGTGTATGCCCATGGTGGTGGGGGCACCCAGCAGGATGGCTTCCGCTTCCGTGCCCACCTCCAGGGACTAGGGGGTACTTCTGTGGCAGGACCTCAAACCTCTGAGGCCTTTGCCATCACTGTGCGGGATGTGAACGAGAGGGCCCCTCAGCCACAGGCCTCCATTCCACTCCGAGTCACCAGGGGCTCACGAGCCACTGTCTCTCGAGCCCAGCTGAGTGTCGTAGACCCAGACTCAGCTCCCGGGGAGATTGAGTATGAAGTACAGAGGGCACCCCACAATGGCTTCCTGAGCCTGGCTGGGGACAACACTGGGCCTGTGACTCACTTCACACAGGCCGATGTGGATGCAGGGCGCCTGGCCTTTGTGGCAAATGGGAGCAGTGTAGCTGGCATCTTCCAATTGAGCATGTCTGATGGAGCCAGCCCCCCAATCCCCATGTCCCTGGCTGTGGATGTCTTGCCATCTGCCATTGAGGTGCAGCTGCGCACACCGCTGGAGGTACCCCAGGCTTTAGGACGCTCCTCACTGAGCCGGCAGCAGCTCCAGGTGATTTCAGATCGTGAGGAGCCAGATGTAGAATACCGCCTCACTCAGGGGCCCCTGTATGGGCAGCTGCTAGTGGGTGGGAAGCTGGCTTCTGCCTTCAACCAGCGGCAAGTAGACCAGGGGGAAGTGGTCTTTGCCTTCACCAACTTTTCCTCGTCTCAGGATCATTTCAAAGTCCTGGCTCTGGCCAGGGGTGTGAATGCATCAACCACTGTAAATGTCACAGTGCGGGCTCTGTTGCGTGTGTGGGCAGGTGAGCCCTGGCCTCAGGGTACCACCCTGCGCCTTGACTCCACTGTACTAAATGCCAGTGAGCTGGCCAACCTCACAGGCAGTATGCCCCACTTCCGGCTCCTGGCAGGACCCCGATATGGCCGCGTGGTCCGTGTGTCCCAAGCCCGAGTAGAACCCAGGAGCAACCGACTTGTGGAACATTTCACTCAGCAGGACCTGGACGAGGGAAGGCTGGGGCTAGAGGTTGGCAAGCCAGAGGGTAGGTCCACTGGCCCAGCAAGTGACAGTCTCAGTCTGGAGTTGTGGGCAAAGGGTGTCCCACCTGCTGTGGCTTTGCTGGACTTTGCCACTGAGCCTTACCATGCAGCCAAGTCCTACAGTGTGGCCCTGCTCGGCGTCCCTGAGGCTGCtcggacagaaagagagaaagtggggagaagCACCCCTACTGGCCAGCCAGGCCAAGCAGCATCCAGTCCCATGCCCACTGTGGCCAGGAGTGGTTTCCTGGGCTTCCTAGAGGCCAACATGTTCAGCGTCATTATCCCGGTGTGCCTGGTCCTCCTGCTCCTGGCCCTCATCATGCCTTTGCTCTTCTACCTCCGCAAACGCAACAAGACAGGCAAGCACGACGTCCAGGTGTTGACAGCCAAACCCCGCAACGGCCTTGCTGGGGATACAGAGACCTTTCGGAAGGTAGAGCCAGGCCAGGCCATTCCACTCACAACTGTGCCTGGCCAGGGACCCCCAccaggaggccagcctgacccAGAGCTGCTTCAGTTTTGCCGGACACCCAATCCTGCCCTCAGGAATGGCCAGTACTGGGTGTGA